In the genome of Candidatus Nitrosotenuis sp. DW1, one region contains:
- a CDS encoding SHOCT domain-containing protein, with protein MSTDNHQCGKTRYAEYVRKTSVGDVPNLASGMFAVICDTCGYRSAKGLLIEFAGEELIQHMQIVGCATNVFLEEVGDSPQFNSQIIETKSNEQKVAESITPLDDSQENGSIVDQLTKLASLKEKGVLSNEEFLFIKKEIIKKLQ; from the coding sequence ATGTCGACGGACAATCATCAGTGTGGCAAGACAAGATATGCTGAATATGTCAGAAAAACAAGTGTTGGCGACGTTCCAAATCTTGCATCTGGCATGTTTGCAGTGATTTGTGATACGTGTGGCTACAGGTCTGCAAAAGGCTTACTGATTGAATTTGCAGGCGAGGAACTAATCCAGCACATGCAAATTGTTGGATGTGCGACTAATGTCTTCTTAGAAGAAGTGGGTGACTCTCCACAATTCAATTCTCAGATAATTGAAACAAAGTCAAATGAACAAAAAGTCGCGGAGTCGATAACACCACTTGATGATTCTCAGGAAAACGGGAGCATCGTTGATCAGTTAACTAAGCTCGCCTCTCTAAAAGAAAAAGGCGTCTTATCAAATGAGGAATTTTTGTTTATCAAAAAGGAAATTATCAAAAAACTGCAATAG